Within Oscillospiraceae bacterium, the genomic segment GGCAATTTCACCTTGACGCTCCGATTAAAGCGGTCGGGAAAAATCTGATACATAATCTTCCCTTTTGCCCAATCAGGTGTGGTAAATCTTTTCTGATACACCGTCTGCTGAAACATCGGAAGTGTTTCGTCCAAAACCAGTCTTCCATTCTGATTTCTGCCGATAAAGGTGCCGTGTTCCGTTTGAATCCGAAATTCGTAAAACACTGCTTCTGTTTCCGAAAACGAAATCTTCAGCTCATACTGACTATAATTGTCACGGCATCCTGCATAAGAAAAATCAAACTGATTTCCACAGGACGTTACCAGAGAAACTTTTTCCACAAAAATATCATTAAAAACAAAAATACGAAACAAAACCTCGCGGTTCGTCTGAACGGCACCGAAAGGATTTTTACAGAGAATATCGCGGGAATTAAAATAAATGTTCAACTGCTTTTTCTCCTTCAAAATATAAGGTATAGAAATACCCAATACATTATACCCTTTTTTCACCCGTTTGTCAACTGACAGAACAGTTAGTATTTTGTCTTGTTTGGGCTATATTTTTATGGATATTTACCAAGGAAACTTTCCAAATTTTGTAAAGAAACACAGTCTTTCTATTTTTTATATATTTTTTACAAAAAACACTTTATTTTTCAATCTGTTTATGTTATAATATAACAAAGTTATACAATTCGACAATGATCTTTTTTATTTTCGGCAAACCCCGAATAACCGAGAAATAAAAACGGCGGAGTAAAACCGCCGATTTTGTCGTGTTTTCGAAGCATACATCAGGAGGCAACAACATTATGCAAAAACCCAATAACCATATGGCAGAATACCTGTTTCACCAAGGGACCAACAGCCGTGCCTACGAATTTTTAGGAGCACACCTTCAAGGTAACAAGTGTGTATTTCGTACCTGGGCACCCAAAGCAAAGGCGGTCTATGTGACAGGTTCTTTTTGTAATTGGGATTACACTGCACATCAGGCCGAACGAATTACAGACGGCGGTATCTATGAATGTGTGATTGAAAATGTAAGTGAATTTGATGCTTATAAATTTGTGATTATCACACAATCAGGAGAAACACTTCTAAAAGCAGACCCTTACGGATACCATTCCGAAACCCGTCCCGGAGATGCATCTAAGGTGTATGATTTATCAGGATACCGATGGAGTGATAAAAAATGGCTGACAAAACGGGAAGCACCCTACCAAAAAGCCATGAATATTTACGAGGTGCATTTCGGCTCCTGGAAACGGTATGCCGACGGCAATAATTTCTCCTATCGGAAAATGGCGGAGGAACTGATTCCTTATGTGAAAGAAATGGGATATACCCATATTGAACTGATGCCTATGAGTGAATATCCCTACGATAAATCCTGGGGTTATCAGGTAACAGGCTACTATGCACCCACCTCCCGTTACGGAGAACCAAAAGATTTTATGTATTTTATTGACGAATGTCATAAAAATGACATTGGCGTTATTTTGGATTGGGTGCCTGCCCATTTCCCCAAAGATGCACAAGGTTTATATGAATTTGATGGAAGCTTTTGTTACGAATACGAAAGTTTATATAAAAGAGAACATAAAGATTGGGGCACCCGTATCTTTGACTACGGCAAAAACGAAGTAATTTCGTTTCTCATTTCCAATGCCTGTTTCTGGCTGGATAAATACCATATTGACGGTCTTCGAGTGGATGCAGTTGCCTCCATGCTATATTTAGACTACGGAAGAAAAGACGGCGAATGGGAACAGAATCAATATGGCGGAAACGGCAATTTGGAAGCGGTGGAATTTTTAAAGAAATTAAACACCCGTGTATTCTCCGATTTTCCCGGCATTATGATGATTGCCGAAGAATCCACCGCCTGGCCCATGATTACCTATCCTGTGGAAGACGGAGGATTGGGATTCAACTACAAATGGAATATGGGTTGGATGAACGATTCTCTTCGCTACATGGCAACTGACCCGTTTTTCAGAAAAGGCGTTCACAACAATATGACCTTTTCTTTAACCTACGCATTTTCAGAAAACTTTGTACTTCCCTTATCTCACGATGAGGTGGTGCACTTAAAATGTTCCCTGCTAAACAAGATGCCCGGTTACTTTCACGATAAACTGGCAAATCTTCGAGCGTATCTTACTTATATGTTTACCCATCCCGGCAAAAAGCTGACCTTTATGGGAGCTGACATCGCTCAGCAAAATGAATGGAATGAAGAAGCCCAGCTTTCCTGGGAATTGCTTCAGTATCCGGAACACAAAAAGCATCAGGAATTCGTGAAAGCGTTAAATCATTTTTATCGGAATGAACCTACCCTGTGGGAGAGAGACGACAGCTGGGAAGGATTCCAATGGACCAGTGCCGATGACTGTGATAACAATGTGTATGCCTTCTGGCGAATGGATAAAAAGGGAAACAAACTGTTAAGCGTGTTTAATTTTTCTTCCAACCGCTATGAAAATTACAAACTGGGAGTCCCCAACCGGGGTAATTATGTGGAAATTTTCTCCACCGACAAAGAAGAATTCGGCGGAAACGGAACACCTGCCCAGAAACTTACGTCAAAATCGGGTGCAATGCACGGTCAGAAACAATATGTTGAACTGACCATTCCCCCGTTCTCGGCGTTATGCTTTTATAAAAAAGCAACTCCAAAGAAAACAAAGAAAACAAAAAAAGCATAAATAAAATCACAAAAGCATAAATATCAGGGAGGAAATTTTGCTTCCCGACAAAAGAGTATTTTAATTTCAGCATATAAAATGCAACAGAACAAGAAAGGATAATTCTTATGATTGCAAAAAAAGAAATGGTCGCAATGTTACTTGCAGGCGGTGCCGGCAACCGTTTGTATGTTCTCACAAAAGAACGTGCAAAACCGGCAGTTCCTTTCGGAGGAAAATATAAAATTATTGACTTCCCTATCTCCAACTGTGTGAACTCCGGCGTGGATACCGTGGGTGTGTTGACTCAGTATCAGCCGTTGGAATTAAACACCTACATCGGAAACGGGCAACCTTGGGACTTAGACAGAATGTATGGCGGTGTGCACATTCTCCCTCCCTATCTTGCGGGAGCAACCGGAGACTGGTATAAAGGAACCGCTAACGCCATTTTCCAGAATATGCATTTTATGGATCAGTTTGACCCGGAATATGTGCTCATTTTATCCGGTGACCATATTTACAAAATGGACTACGCAAAAATGCTTCAGTTCCATAAAGAAAAAGACGCTGATCTTACCATTGCCGTGTTAAATGTTACCATGGAAGAAGCAACCAGATTCGGTATCTTGAATACCAATCCTGATTTGTCGGTGTATGAATTTGAAGAAAAGCCCGCAAACCCGAAATCTACCAATGCTTCTATGGGGATTTACATTTTCAATTATAAAAAATTAAAAGAATATTTGGTAAAAGACGAAGAAAACCCCAATTCTTCTAATGACTTCGGCAAAGACGTTATCCCCGCGATGTTAAATGATAACTGCAAACTGTTTGCATACCCCTTTGAAGGTTACTGGAAGGATGTGGGAACCATTGATTCTCTGTGGGAAGCCAATATGGATTTATTAAATCCCAAACTTCCTTTGAATTTAAGCGATCCCTTATGGAGAATTTACAGCCGTCACAATGCTACCACTCCTCATTATATTGATGAAAAAGCAACGGTGGCGGACTCTATTATTTCTTCTGCTTGTGAAATCTACGGCAATGTTTCTCAGAGTGTGATTTTCGCCAACACCACCGTGGGTGAAGGTACCGACCTGGAATACTCTGTGATTATGCCCAACGTAACAATCGGCAAAAATGCCAAAATCCAGTATGCAATTATTGCTGATGATGCAGTGATTGAAGATGGCGCCATCATCGGTGCAGACCCCAGAGACTGCAAAGAAGGCGAATGGGGTATCGCAGTAATCGGTCAGGGTGCCGTGATTAAATCCGGTCAGGTTGTATTACCCAAACAGATTGTATAGATTTCCAAACGAAAGAAACACAGAGAAAGAAGGATATAAACAATGAATGCATTCAGCATATTATTTTCAGATACCTTTTACTACGACAGAATCGGCGAGCTGACCAAAAACCGTAATCTGGCATCTGTCCCCTTCGGCGGAAGATACCGTCTGGTGGATTTTGTGCTCTCCTCGTTAGTAAAAGCACATGTGCCCAATGTTGGCGTAATTACCCGTAATAATTACAGTTCCTTAGTGGACCATTTAGGCAGCGGTAAGGATTGGGATTTAGACCGTAAAAACGGCGGTTTAAAAATCTTAACTCCCTTTGCCAACAATATGGGAAACTCCTCCTCCAAAAACAAATTTGAAGCCTTAAACAGCGTGAAAACCTATATCCGCCATAACCTGCCCGATTATGCGATTTTGGCAGATACCAATATTATATGTAATATTGATTTTAAAGCAATGGTGCAATTCCATAAAGATACCAATGCGGACGTGGTATGCTTATATAAGAAAAGAGATGTATACGAAGGAAGCACCAGCATTGCAGTAAATGAAAACGGTCAGGTAACCGGTTCCCGTTATCACGGAATCGCAAATGGCGAAGAAGACAATTTTGTGTTAAAAGTTTATGTGATGAAAAAAGACTTCCTCTTAAACTTGATTGACACGGGCATCACTTACGGATGGGAAGAATTCAACCGTGACTTTATCACCAAACACTTCTCCAATTACCGTATTTTCGCAATGGAACAAAAGGGTTATTGCAAAGTGTTAAGAAACATCAACGATTATTATCAGGCAAGTATGGATTTATTAAATCCCGAAATCCGCCGTGAAATCTTCCAGTCCGGCACCAACATCTTGACCAAAATCAAAGACAGTGTTCCCACCATGTACGGCTCCAATTCCAAAGTGAAAAACAGCTTGATTGCAGACGGTTGTAAAATTGACGGCACCGTGGAAAACTGTGTGATTTTCCGTGGTGTTCACATTAAAAAAGGTTCAGTTGTGAAAAACTCCATCATTATGCAGGGTGCAGAAATCTCCGAAAACTGTCAGATTACCAACGTGATTGCCGATAAAGGTATGGTCTTAAACGAAGGCATGGTATTAACAGGTTCAGAAAGTTTCCCCTTCATCATCGCAAAGAACACCAAAATTTAATCCCCTGAAAGGTAGCTAACATCTATGAAAGTTTTATATGCAGCAGCAGAAGCCACTCCTTTTATTAAGGTTGGCGGTTTAGGAGACGTAATGGGCGGTTTACCCAAAGCTCTTTGTGAGCTTGGTGTAGATGCCAGAGTGATTTTGCCTCTTTATTCCAAAATCAAAGACAAATATATCGACCAGTTGGAATTTATTGCCGACATTGGAATCCCGCTGGGTTGGAGAATGTGCTATTGCGGAATTTTTAAAGCCGAAATCGGCAAAGTGATATACTATTTTATTGATAACGAACTGTTTTTCAAACGTGATAACGTGTACGGAGAATTTGACGACGCGGAACGGTTTGCATTTTTTTCCAAAGCGGTTTTAGAAGCGTTACCCCACGTGGATTTCTATCCCGACGTGATTAACGCAAACGACTGGCACACCGCAATGGTGCCTCTGTATCTGAACGCCTTTTACAGAAATATCCCCGAATATATGTTTATTAAAACCGTTCTTTCCATTCACAACATTGAATTTCAGGGACAGTATGACCCGCTGATTATGGGGAACGTGTTCGGCTTGGATGTATCTTACCGTGAGATTATGATGTATGATGACTGTCTGAATGTGTTAAAAGCAGGGATTGAATCTGCAAACTTGGTAACCACCGTATCAGAAACCTATGCCAAAGAGATTCTGGATCCCTATTTCTCCCATAATCTGCATAACATTTTAATTCCCCGTCAGTATAAATTAAAAGGGATTATCAACGGAATTGACACCGAAGTGTTTAACCCCAAAACTGATAAAGCACTCCCCTATCATTACGACTATTCTTCCATCCGTATGAAATCCATGAATAAGACCGCTCTGCAAAAAGAACTGGGCTTAGAAGTGGATGCGAAGAAACCCATCATCGGTATGGTTACCCGTTTAACTCCCCAAAAAGGTTTGGATTTAGTACGTGAAGCCATGAGCGAGCTGACCAAGCACGATGTTCAAATTGTGATTTTAGGAACAGGATATCCCGAATATGAAGAATGCTTCCGCTACTGGGAAAATGTTTGTCACGATAAAGTTCGTGCCATCATCAAATTCTCAGGAGAACTGGCTTCCAAAATTTATTCGGCGGCAGACTTATTCTTAATGCCCTCTCACGCAGAACCCTGTGGATTGGCTCAGATGATTTCCATGCGCTACGGCACCATTCCGATTGTGCATACCGTGGGTGGCTTAAAAGACAGTGTAACCCCCTACAATCCCGAAACCAAAGAAG encodes:
- the glgB gene encoding 1,4-alpha-glucan branching protein GlgB; amino-acid sequence: MAEYLFHQGTNSRAYEFLGAHLQGNKCVFRTWAPKAKAVYVTGSFCNWDYTAHQAERITDGGIYECVIENVSEFDAYKFVIITQSGETLLKADPYGYHSETRPGDASKVYDLSGYRWSDKKWLTKREAPYQKAMNIYEVHFGSWKRYADGNNFSYRKMAEELIPYVKEMGYTHIELMPMSEYPYDKSWGYQVTGYYAPTSRYGEPKDFMYFIDECHKNDIGVILDWVPAHFPKDAQGLYEFDGSFCYEYESLYKREHKDWGTRIFDYGKNEVISFLISNACFWLDKYHIDGLRVDAVASMLYLDYGRKDGEWEQNQYGGNGNLEAVEFLKKLNTRVFSDFPGIMMIAEESTAWPMITYPVEDGGLGFNYKWNMGWMNDSLRYMATDPFFRKGVHNNMTFSLTYAFSENFVLPLSHDEVVHLKCSLLNKMPGYFHDKLANLRAYLTYMFTHPGKKLTFMGADIAQQNEWNEEAQLSWELLQYPEHKKHQEFVKALNHFYRNEPTLWERDDSWEGFQWTSADDCDNNVYAFWRMDKKGNKLLSVFNFSSNRYENYKLGVPNRGNYVEIFSTDKEEFGGNGTPAQKLTSKSGAMHGQKQYVELTIPPFSALCFYKKATPKKTKKTKKA
- a CDS encoding glucose-1-phosphate adenylyltransferase, which gives rise to MIAKKEMVAMLLAGGAGNRLYVLTKERAKPAVPFGGKYKIIDFPISNCVNSGVDTVGVLTQYQPLELNTYIGNGQPWDLDRMYGGVHILPPYLAGATGDWYKGTANAIFQNMHFMDQFDPEYVLILSGDHIYKMDYAKMLQFHKEKDADLTIAVLNVTMEEATRFGILNTNPDLSVYEFEEKPANPKSTNASMGIYIFNYKKLKEYLVKDEENPNSSNDFGKDVIPAMLNDNCKLFAYPFEGYWKDVGTIDSLWEANMDLLNPKLPLNLSDPLWRIYSRHNATTPHYIDEKATVADSIISSACEIYGNVSQSVIFANTTVGEGTDLEYSVIMPNVTIGKNAKIQYAIIADDAVIEDGAIIGADPRDCKEGEWGIAVIGQGAVIKSGQVVLPKQIV
- the glgD gene encoding glucose-1-phosphate adenylyltransferase subunit GlgD, translating into MNAFSILFSDTFYYDRIGELTKNRNLASVPFGGRYRLVDFVLSSLVKAHVPNVGVITRNNYSSLVDHLGSGKDWDLDRKNGGLKILTPFANNMGNSSSKNKFEALNSVKTYIRHNLPDYAILADTNIICNIDFKAMVQFHKDTNADVVCLYKKRDVYEGSTSIAVNENGQVTGSRYHGIANGEEDNFVLKVYVMKKDFLLNLIDTGITYGWEEFNRDFITKHFSNYRIFAMEQKGYCKVLRNINDYYQASMDLLNPEIRREIFQSGTNILTKIKDSVPTMYGSNSKVKNSLIADGCKIDGTVENCVIFRGVHIKKGSVVKNSIIMQGAEISENCQITNVIADKGMVLNEGMVLTGSESFPFIIAKNTKI
- the glgA gene encoding glycogen synthase GlgA — translated: MKVLYAAAEATPFIKVGGLGDVMGGLPKALCELGVDARVILPLYSKIKDKYIDQLEFIADIGIPLGWRMCYCGIFKAEIGKVIYYFIDNELFFKRDNVYGEFDDAERFAFFSKAVLEALPHVDFYPDVINANDWHTAMVPLYLNAFYRNIPEYMFIKTVLSIHNIEFQGQYDPLIMGNVFGLDVSYREIMMYDDCLNVLKAGIESANLVTTVSETYAKEILDPYFSHNLHNILIPRQYKLKGIINGIDTEVFNPKTDKALPYHYDYSSIRMKSMNKTALQKELGLEVDAKKPIIGMVTRLTPQKGLDLVREAMSELTKHDVQIVILGTGYPEYEECFRYWENVCHDKVRAIIKFSGELASKIYSAADLFLMPSHAEPCGLAQMISMRYGTIPIVHTVGGLKDSVTPYNPETKEGNGLTFQSYNAWDMYDAIMRGLELYHDKNHWRALRKNAMNTDFSWENSAKIYKQTYEDLLNQ